The region CAATATCCTTGCGGAGAGTAATTAGGTTAGCACGATAGTGGTAGATCGTTCGTTGTTTCGAGGGTGGGCTCGATAGCTTTTAGTCATCAGCGGGGTTCCCCAAGCCACACGCTGACACACACGATGGGTCCACCCGCGGGCCCAATCATGCAACAGGAGATGCACTGTGCTGAAGAAGGCCGGAATCGTCGTTGCCGCTGCTGCCGCCAGCCTCATGGCCGTCAGCCCCCTCGCCTTCGCCGGTGAGAAGAGCCACGGCAACGACTGGGGTCACAAGAGCGGGCAGTCCGAGCGCCAGGTCAACTCGATGAGCGACGAGAACGAGCAGGCGGGCCTGGTCAACGTGGGCGAGGTCAACGCCCTGAACAACCTCGCCGTCTGCTCGCCGATCAACGCCGCCGTTCCGGTGTCCGTCCTGGGCATCCTGGGCGGCAACCAGGGCGTCGACCAGAAGGCCGGCAACGTGGTCTGCGCCCCGGGCGACCGCCCGTCGCAGACCAACATCGACGACTGAGCAACGAGGTCATCCGACCGGGGATGACGTGCTGGGCCCGCACCACGGGCCCGGCACGTCCCCCCGGACGATTCTTCTCCGCAATTCCTGCGCCGATTCCGCGTGTCCGGAAATCGGCGCATCGCTGTGTCCGGGGTCAGGCTGCGGTATCCGGTTCGAGCCGGTCCGGCATTCCGAACAAGGCGAAGAGCTTCGTGTCGAGGAACGTGCTGATCCCGGTGATCCGCCCGCCTTCGATTCGCAGGACCTGCAGGCCCCACGGGAAGTGGTGGGTACCGTCCGCCGAAAGGCGGTACTGCGCGAAGGCCGGCGAGCCGTTGGCCGAGGTCGCGATCAGCCTCGATCCCTTGCACTCGAAGCCCGGACCGAGCATCCAGGCCGTGATGTTCTCCGCGCCGCGCAGCCAGAGTTCCAGCGGCGGCATGTTCTGCTCCGCGTCCTCGTGCAGCAGCGCGACGAGGGCCTCCATGTCGTAGCTCTCGAACGCCGCGACGTACTTGCCGAGCAGATCGACGTCCTCCTCGCTCGGCGTGGCGGGCTCGAGATCCGGCGCGATGCCGCGCTCCTCGAGCGTGGCCCGGGCCCGCTGCAGCGCGCTGTTCACCGACGCGACCGAGCTGCCCAGCAGCTCCGCCACCTCCGCCGCCTTCCAGCAGAGGACCTCGCGGAGGATCAGCACGACGCGCTGGCGGGCGGGCAGGTGCTGCAGCGCCGCGACGAACGCCAGCCGCACGGACTCCCGCGCCACCGCCGTCTCCGCCGGATCCGCCCCCGACGGCGCGATCCGCGCGTCCGGGATCGGCTCGAGCCAGGTGTCGTCAGGGAGGGGCTCCCGCAGGTTGTCCGCGACCGGCTCCGACGGCCCCCCGAAGTCCATCGGCACCGCGCGGCGCTTGCGGCCGTTCAGCGCGTCGATGCAGACGTTCGTGGCGATCCGGTAGAGCCAGGACCGTAGCGACGAGCGCCCGTCGAACTTCTCGAGCGCTCGCCACGCCCGGATCATCGTCTCCTGCACCGCGTCCTCGGCCTCGAACGAGGATCCGAGCATCCGGTAGCTGTAGCCCGTCAGCTCGGCTCGGTACCCCTCGAGCTGTGGTTCGAGTTCTTCGCGCCGCATTTCGGTGGCCGGTGCACTCATCAGTCCCCCAAGGGTTATCTGTGTCACACATCAGTGTGCCCGGCGCCACCGACAATTCGGAGCGCACTTCGGCGGTGAGTCGGGTTCGTGCGGCCGGCGGTGCCTGCGGGACGACGGGCCCGTGATCGGCCGCTGTTCCGCTCCGGACGTCCCCTTACCGGCCGCCGTCCGGGCGCTGACCTCGGGAGATGTGTCGTGCCGGTCCGGCGGGACGAGCTCGGCGGGCTGACCGTCGAGGACTGCACGGGCTCGCCGGCGCACGACTCGACGAGGACCGCTCGCGGCGCCACGATCCGCTCCGCTGGGACGACGCCACCGCCACTTCCGGTTGCTGTGGGACCTCGGGCCTGACCTCTGCCCGCCTGACCTCTACTTGACGGTGTAGCCCGCGTCGACGGGCAGCGTCACCCCGGTGATGTACCGGGCCTCGTCGGAGGCGAGGAAGAGGATGGCGTTGGAGATGTCGATCGGCTCCACCCACGGGACGGGCAGCGCGTTGGTCGAGGCGAAGACCGGCTCGGCGGTCTCCCGCGTCGGCTGCGGGTTCTCCGGGTCGAACAGACCCCAGGTCTTCTCGTTCTGGATCATGACGGTGTCCACGCCGGTCGGATGCACGCTGTTGACCCGGATGGAGTGCCGGGCGAACTCGTTCGCGAGCGTCCGCATGATCCCGACGACGCCGTGCTTGGCCGCGGTGTAGTGGATCGTGTTCGGCGTCCCCTTGAGCCCGGCCGTCGAGCTCGTGATGACGATCGAGCCGCCGCGACCGCCCTCGATCAGGTGCGGCAGCGCCGCGCGGCAGGTGTTCCAGACGCCGGTGAGGTTGATGTCGATCATCTCCCGCCACGCGTCGTCCGTGACCTCGAGCGCGGGCTGGATCTCGAAGACGCCGGCGTTGGCGCACACGATGTCCAGCCGGCCGAACTCGGCGACCCCGGCGTCGACGGCGTCGCGCAGCGCGGCGGAGTCCCGGACGTCCGCCTTGGTGGCCAGCACCCGCCGGTCCAGCTCCTCGACGAGGCGGACGGTCTCCGCGAGGTCCTCCTCGGTGGCCGGTGGGTACATCTCGATGCTCTTCACCGGCTCGCAGAGGTCCACCGCGATGATGTCCGCGCCTTCCGCGGCGAGGCGCAGCGCGTGGCTCCGTCCCTGGTTCCGCGCGGCGCCGGTGATGAAGGCGACTTTGCCGTCGACCCGTCCCATACAGACCTCCTGTTCGTCCGCGATCTGACCGGGAGGAACGTGGGATGCTGCACGGGTCCGACCGGACCGCCGCGGTGCCGTCCGGTCTTCGACGTTAACCGGTGATCGCACCGCGGAGGAAGGGACGATGTCCGAGGACGACACGGCCGTCACGGCGGACGAGCGGACGCACGAGGGCGACCACGCCCGGCGCGCGGGCCGGCGGCCCGTCACGTCGCGGCCGGAGATCGAGCACATCGCGCTGGAGCTGTTCACCGAACGCGGCTTCGACACCACGACCGTCGACGACATCGCGCACGCCGCCGGGATCGGCCGCCGGACCTTCTTCCGCTACTACGCCTCGAAGAACGACGTGCCCTGGGGTGCCTTCGACGAGCAGCTGTTGCGGATGCGGTCGACCTTCGCCGCTCTGGCGCCGGATCTGCCGGTGATGGCCGGGGTGCGCGAGGCGGTCCTGGACTTCAACGAGGTCGCGCCGGCGGAGCAGCCCTGGCACCGGCGGCGGCTCCGGCTGATCCTGGAGACGCCGACGCTGCAGGCCTACTCCACGTTGCGTTATGCGTCGTGGCGGCAGGTCGTCGCCGAGTACGTGGCCGGGCGGCTGGGCGAGCCGAGCACGGGGCTCGTCCCGCAGACGGTCGGGCACGCCAGCCTCGGCGTCGCCCTCGCGGCGTACGAGCACTGGCTCACCGCGGAGGGAACCGAGCTGCGAGATCTCCTCGACGACGTCTTTCGTGCCCTCGAGGGCGGCCTCGTGGTCTCCGGCGGGGACGGCTGATCCGTCGCCCACGGTGACCCCGGCCCGCGTCGAACGCTGCGGGTGGCCCGGCTCGCCGATCCGGCCGGCGCCGGGTGGAAGGCCCCGGCGCGATCCTCCACCGTGCGCCGGGGTCGGTCACCCGATTCTTCCGCCCGTCAGGCGGCGGGAACCGGCAGGGCCGGTGCGGGTACGGGTAGGGCCGGTGCGGGCAGGGCCGGTGCGGGCAGGGCTGCGGCCGGGCCCGGGAGTGCCGGGGCCGGGAGTGCGGGCGCAGGAACGGCGGGTGCGGCCGCGACGGGAGCGGGCAGGGCCGGGGCGGGAACTGCAGCTGCGGGGTCCGGGAGGGCCGGAGCCGGGAGGGCCGGAGCCGGGAGGGCCGGAGCCGGGAGGGCCGGAGCCGGGCCGGCGGGGACCGGCACGCCGGGGTCCGGGACGGCGGCCGCGGGGTCGGTGAGCGCAGGCAGAGCAGGGGCCGGCAGGGCCGGTGCCGCCACGCCGGGGTCCGGTACCGCGGCCGCGGGGTCCGGGAGCGCAGGTGCAGGCAGGGCAGGTGCAGGCAGGGCAGGTGCAGGCAGGGCAGGTGCAGGGAGCGCTGGTGCGGGCAGGGCAGGTGCAGGGAGCGCAGGCGCGGGCAGCGCGCCGGCCGGGTCCGGAGCCGCGGCAACGGGGTCCGGCGCCGACGGCAGCGGGAGCTGCTCCTGCGCCGCGGCCGGCAGGGCGTCCGCGGGGAGCGCCGCGACGACCGGTACCGCGGGTACGACGGGGACCGCCGCCGGGACCGGAACGAGGCCGCCGAGCACCGAGGGCAGCAGGGCCTGGACCGTGGCCAGCAGCCCGCCCAGCAGACCCCCGAGGGGCGTCACCGGCACGGCGGGCACAGCCGGCACGGCGGGTACCGCGGGGACGGGGAGTTGTCCTACGACGGGTGCGGCCGAGGCCGTCCCGCCGCCGAGGAGGGCGGCCGATCCGGCGACCGCGACGACGACGACCGACCGAGCCACTTTTCGTGTACGCACGAGGAGCCTCCAACGGTTCCGGATTCGACGTACGAGATCTTGCGGAGCGCCCTCTTCCCGCACCAGAGCCGGTTCAATCCCCCCTCTTCGGCGGAATTCCGGATCGTCACGCACCGCGACACCGCGCAGGCTTGAGCACCCGGACGGGGTCACCTGAAGGAGGGTCGACAGCGGTGGCTCACCCGGACGTGCCGTCGGCGCGCGCGATGGGGCGGTTCACCGGAACGACACGTCACCCGAGGGCGTACGACTTCGCCGTCGGCCACCCGTTCGGGCCGCTGGTGACCGCCCGTAGAGGATCTGCGCCCCGTTCGTCACCTTCCGTCACGCACGACGACGGGGCCCGGGCGCGGATGCCCGGGCCCCGTCGTCGAGGGGAAGGTGTGTCAGCGCGCCGCGAGGCGCTCCAGCCGCTTCGTGGTCGGCCAGCGCACCGAGTGCGCCCAGCCGAAGCGCTC is a window of Pseudonocardia sp. T1-2H DNA encoding:
- a CDS encoding sigma-70 family RNA polymerase sigma factor; this encodes MSAPATEMRREELEPQLEGYRAELTGYSYRMLGSSFEAEDAVQETMIRAWRALEKFDGRSSLRSWLYRIATNVCIDALNGRKRRAVPMDFGGPSEPVADNLREPLPDDTWLEPIPDARIAPSGADPAETAVARESVRLAFVAALQHLPARQRVVLILREVLCWKAAEVAELLGSSVASVNSALQRARATLEERGIAPDLEPATPSEEDVDLLGKYVAAFESYDMEALVALLHEDAEQNMPPLELWLRGAENITAWMLGPGFECKGSRLIATSANGSPAFAQYRLSADGTHHFPWGLQVLRIEGGRITGISTFLDTKLFALFGMPDRLEPDTAA
- a CDS encoding mycofactocin-coupled SDR family oxidoreductase, encoding MGRVDGKVAFITGAARNQGRSHALRLAAEGADIIAVDLCEPVKSIEMYPPATEEDLAETVRLVEELDRRVLATKADVRDSAALRDAVDAGVAEFGRLDIVCANAGVFEIQPALEVTDDAWREMIDINLTGVWNTCRAALPHLIEGGRGGSIVITSSTAGLKGTPNTIHYTAAKHGVVGIMRTLANEFARHSIRVNSVHPTGVDTVMIQNEKTWGLFDPENPQPTRETAEPVFASTNALPVPWVEPIDISNAILFLASDEARYITGVTLPVDAGYTVK
- the mftR gene encoding mycofactocin system transcriptional regulator (MftR, the mycofactocin system transcriptional regulator, is an uncharacterized TetR family DNA-binding transcription factor. Its role is inferred by context. It occurs as part of the biosynthesis locus for mycofactocin, a partially characterized electron carrier derived from the terminal Val-Tyr dipeptide of the precursor peptide MftA, through a radical SAM enzyme-mediated process.) codes for the protein MSEDDTAVTADERTHEGDHARRAGRRPVTSRPEIEHIALELFTERGFDTTTVDDIAHAAGIGRRTFFRYYASKNDVPWGAFDEQLLRMRSTFAALAPDLPVMAGVREAVLDFNEVAPAEQPWHRRRLRLILETPTLQAYSTLRYASWRQVVAEYVAGRLGEPSTGLVPQTVGHASLGVALAAYEHWLTAEGTELRDLLDDVFRALEGGLVVSGGDG